Genomic DNA from Burkholderia plantarii:
CGCGCTCGTGCAGCTGCGCGTGAAGACGCTCGATGCCGACCGTTACGCGGCGCTCGCGGCGCGCGTGATCGGCCGCGCGCGGGCAGCCGGCGCGCGCGTGATCTGCAATGGTTCGATCGCGCCGGAGGCGGCGCGCGCGCTCGGCGCGGCCGGCGTCCATCTCGGCCACGCGGCGCTCGTTGCCGCCGCGGCGCGGCCGGTGGCGGCCGACCTGCTGCTGTCGGCCGCCTGCCACGATCGCGAATCGCTGCGCCATGCGGACCGGATCGGCACCGATCTCGCCACGCTGTCGCCGGTGAAACCGACGCTGTCGCATCCGGGCGCCCCGGTGCTGGGCTGGGAGCGCTTCGCCGAGTGCGTGGCCGGCACGCGGCTGGCCGTCTATGCGCTCGGCGGCATGACGCGCGACGACCTGCCGATCGCGCGCATGCATGGCGCGCACGGCATCGCGGGCATCCGGGGAATGGTGGAGGGATAACGCGCGGCGGCAGGCCGGAGTGGATCGTTCGTCATGCCGACTGGATTTCGCCGCCTCAAGCCCGATCGCAGCCCGGCGCGCGAACGAGCGGCGAACGAGCGGCGAACGAACGGCCTTCGAATCGCGGCACCGCCGCCGCGCCCGACGCGCGCGGCGGCGGCCGGCGTTCAGGCATCGAACGCCGCCGCGCCGGCACCGGCACCACCCTGCGACAGATATCGCGCGCCGTGCGACAGCGCATAGCGATTGACGTCGCCCGTGACCCAGGCGACGAGCGAGAACGGCGGCAGCTCGCCGAACAGCACGCGGTCGCGCGCGCGCGGCGGCGTCTCGAACACGATCGTCCCGCCCGGCAGCCGGTCGAACGCCAGCGGTTCCGGCGACAGGTTCAGCGCGAGGCTCAGCACCTCGCCGTCGCCGAGCCGCCAGACGGCCACGAGCGCATCGGCCTCGCCGCCATCGGCCACGCGCAGCAGATCCGCCGATTGCGGCCGTGAATCGATCAGGCGCGGCGCGATCAGCTTGGCGCGCACGGCCAGCGCCGACTGCACGAAGCGCTGGCTGGCCGCGTCGGGCGCCGCCTCGTCGAACACGAGCGGAATCTGCGGCGTAAGCAGCGACAGCGCGAGCGCCGCGAGCCCGGCCTCGCGCGTCGCCGCGGTTGGCCGGCTGGCGCCGTCGGACAGCACCAGCGAGGTCATCGGCAGGCCGCCGTCCCAGCCGCCGCCGGCCTCGCCGCCGCCCGGGCGCTGATAGGCCGAACCGTCGGCCGTCAGCGCCCGGGCCAGCGTATGGATGGTCTGGCGCGTCGAGATCGCCTCGCGATACGGATAGGCGGCACGACCCGTCAGCCGGTGCAGCGCACGCTCGCCGCATTCGTTCCACTGCGCGTCGAAGTGCGTGTCGGCGAGATGCGAGGGATTGCGCTCGCTGCCGAGCACCAGATGCACGAGCCGTTCGCTCGGCACCGCCGCGCGCACGCGGTCGGCGATCTCGCGCAGGCCCGCGTTGCCGATCCGGTCGGCCGCGCGCAGCCGCAGGCCGTCGCAGCGATATTCCTCGATCCAGTACAGCGCGTTGTCGCAGAAGAAGTCGCAGACCTCGGGATGGTCGAGCGCGAGCGGCGCGTGGTGCGGGTCGTCGCGCGTCTGGAAGAACGGCGCCGCGTAGCGGCGCAGCGCTTCGCTGCCGCCGCCGAAGCGCGCGTAATCGAGATCGAGCAGCACCGCGAGGCCGAGCCCGTGCGCGTCGTCGATCAGCGCCTTCAACGCGTTCGGGCCGCCGTAGGCGGCGATCGGCGCGAACGGCAGGCTGTCCTGCGCGGGGTCCGTCGAGGCCAGCAGTTCGAGCGCCGTCACGCCGAGCCGCGCGAGCTGCGGCAGGCGGCGGCGTACCTGCTCGTAGCCGCCGATCGCGTCGGGCCGGATCGCATAGAGCGCGATCTCCTCCCAGGGCCGCCCGCACCACGACGTGTTGCGCCACACGAATGCGCGCGGGTCGATCACCTCGCTCGCCGCCTCGATGCCGTCGGGCTGCGAGCGCGACGCGGGATCGGGAATCACGAGCGCCGCGTCGAGCCGGTAGCGATAGCGCGTGCCCGGCCCGCACTCGACGAAGGTCTCGAACCAGCCGGCGCCGGCATGCGCCATCTCGATGGCCGGCTCGGCCGCGCCGTCCACGCCGAACTCGAGCCGCACCTCGGCACTGTCCGGTGCCCACAGACGGAAATGGGTGCGCAGCGTGGCCGCGGCGGCGCTGCACGGCTGCGCGCCGAACGCGAGGCAGTGCGTGTAGCGGTGTGAGTAAGGGTCGAGCGGGCAATCGGACATCGGTGCGCTCCTTGTCGGGTCTCGGGTCGGAGGCATGGCCGGCACTCGCAAACGTCGTGCCGGGCGCTAGGGATAACCAGTATGCGCCGAATCATCTGGCGGTGCGAGTGCCGGACACCGCTTTTAAATACGTCTCGACCCCGGCCGTCAGCGCCTCATCGAGCACGCGTGGACGCGCCAACGACGGCGCTGCTCGATCGCCTGCTCCGCTCGCGCGCTCGTGAAGACCGCGCCATGCATCGCGCCGTCATCATCGCGACCGGCGCTGCGTGCGATCCCACATCACGCCGTTTCGTGCTATCCGCGCGGCACGGTTTTCGCTACGATGGCTGCCCGTCCTTTCGGTGCGCGCCCATGTCCGATTCTCCCCGCATCCTGCTCGTCCACGGCTTGACCGGCCATCTGCACGCGCCCGCGCTGCTCGAGGCACTGCGGCCCGCCACCGTCGTCGCGCCCGATCTGCTCGGCTACGGCGCCTGCACCGATGTCGATCCCGTCTCGATCACGCTCGCCGCGCAGGTCGACGTGCTGCGCGAGGCGATCGACGAGGCCGCGGGGCCGGCCGATCGCTGGCTCGTCGTCGGGCATTCGGTGGGCGGCGCGATCGCGCATCTGTTCGCGGCGAAGTATCCCGACCGCGTCGAGGGCGTGGTCAGCGTCGAGGGCAACTTCACGCTCGACGACGCGTTCTGGTCGCAGCGCCTCGCCTCGATGCCGCTCAAGGAAATCGAGGCGCATCTGCAGCGCGACCTCGCCGATCCGGCCAGCTGGCTCGCGCGCGCCGGGCTGCGCACCGACGCCGCGCTGATCGCCGCGGCGGCCGACCAGCTCGCGTTCCAGCCCGCCAGCACCCTGCAGCGCATGGCCATCTCGGTGGTCGAGACGACCGGCGCGCCGGCCTACCTGCAACGCGTCGCCGGCTGGCTCGACAAGGTGCCACTGCATCTGCTCGCGGGCGAACGCTCGGCGCGCGACTGGCACGTGCCGGACTGGCTGCGCCCGCGCGCGAAAAGCGATCGCATGCTGGCGGGCCGCGGCCACATGATGATGATCGAGGACCCGCGCCAGTTCGCGAACGCGATCCTCGACATCGCGCTGGCGCGCTGACGCGCCGCCCGGGCGTTCGACGGGCTCGACGGCGCCCGTGCATCCCTCGGGCGTGGGCGTCGTCCGCCTGCATCGGCGGGGACCACGCTGCCCTCGGGATCGGTGCCGTCGCGGAGCCGATGGCGGAAGCCGTCGTGGCACCGGATCACGCGCATCGGGACGCCGGCCCGCACCAGCACGGCATGGCGCGCCTCGATGTCGTCGTCGACGCGGAACACGAACTTCGCGTTCGATCCGGCTCCGGCCACGCCGCCGGCGGCATGCCGGTACGGCTTGCCGGCCCGATGCAGCGCGTGTTCGATCCCGCCGGCATCGAGCACGCCCCGTTCGCCGGCGATGACCTCGATCGTCGGCAGTCCAAAGTGGGTTTGGTAGAAAACCTTCAACCGGGTCGCGTCGTCCGTGTATAGAATCACCCGGGTCGTCGGCAGCGGCATCGGCAGGTCTCGCCGCGGTGGAGGCGCGAATGCGCCGGGCGGCTCGCGCGGTGGAAGGTTCACCGGCAGGATACCCGCCGCGCCGCCGGCCGCTCGCCGCGGGTCACTGCCGCTCGCGGCACGCGCCGATGCGAACGCCGCTCCGACTCGCCCACCGTCCCGCTCACCGTCCCGCTCACCGACAGGCCCATGCTGACCGTCCACCATCTCAACAATTCCCGCTCGCAGCGCGTGCTGTGGCTGCTCGAAGAACTCGGCGTGCCCTACGAGCTGAAGCGCTACGAACGCGATCCGAAGACGATGCTCGCGCCGCCCGCGCTGCGCAGCGTGCATCCGCTCGGCAAGTCGCCGGTGCTGACCGACGACGGCGAGACCATCGCCGAATCGGGCGCGATCATCGAATACCTGCTCGAACGCTACGACACCGGTTCGCGCTTCGCTCCCGCGCCCGGCACGCCCGAGCGGCGGCGCTTCACCTACTGGCTGCACTACGCGGAAGGCTCGGCGATGCCGCCGCTGCTG
This window encodes:
- a CDS encoding thiamine phosphate synthase gives rise to the protein MCGSEPVPTMPALPPFYLITPEPASDARADLDAFVARLDAAFATGIALVQLRVKTLDADRYAALAARVIGRARAAGARVICNGSIAPEAARALGAAGVHLGHAALVAAAARPVAADLLLSAACHDRESLRHADRIGTDLATLSPVKPTLSHPGAPVLGWERFAECVAGTRLAVYALGGMTRDDLPIARMHGAHGIAGIRGMVEG
- a CDS encoding DUF3459 domain-containing protein is translated as MSDCPLDPYSHRYTHCLAFGAQPCSAAAATLRTHFRLWAPDSAEVRLEFGVDGAAEPAIEMAHAGAGWFETFVECGPGTRYRYRLDAALVIPDPASRSQPDGIEAASEVIDPRAFVWRNTSWCGRPWEEIALYAIRPDAIGGYEQVRRRLPQLARLGVTALELLASTDPAQDSLPFAPIAAYGGPNALKALIDDAHGLGLAVLLDLDYARFGGGSEALRRYAAPFFQTRDDPHHAPLALDHPEVCDFFCDNALYWIEEYRCDGLRLRAADRIGNAGLREIADRVRAAVPSERLVHLVLGSERNPSHLADTHFDAQWNECGERALHRLTGRAAYPYREAISTRQTIHTLARALTADGSAYQRPGGGEAGGGWDGGLPMTSLVLSDGASRPTAATREAGLAALALSLLTPQIPLVFDEAAPDAASQRFVQSALAVRAKLIAPRLIDSRPQSADLLRVADGGEADALVAVWRLGDGEVLSLALNLSPEPLAFDRLPGGTIVFETPPRARDRVLFGELPPFSLVAWVTGDVNRYALSHGARYLSQGGAGAGAAAFDA
- a CDS encoding alpha/beta fold hydrolase produces the protein MSDSPRILLVHGLTGHLHAPALLEALRPATVVAPDLLGYGACTDVDPVSITLAAQVDVLREAIDEAAGPADRWLVVGHSVGGAIAHLFAAKYPDRVEGVVSVEGNFTLDDAFWSQRLASMPLKEIEAHLQRDLADPASWLARAGLRTDAALIAAAADQLAFQPASTLQRMAISVVETTGAPAYLQRVAGWLDKVPLHLLAGERSARDWHVPDWLRPRAKSDRMLAGRGHMMMIEDPRQFANAILDIALAR